GGGATGACAACTAATCAAAGAGAATCGTTTGAATTGCCTCCCTTTGGAAATACTTTATTACATGTcagggaggaggcaagaggaaCAGGAGCAcggtcagaaggaaatggggaaagagacacTGAGCATTGCTCAAAAGATTAAAGCTGTCATTCTCTAGGGAGTATCAGAAACAGAAGGCAAACTGTTTAAATGGGATCTCATAGGTAATTTGCTCTTAAGTGTGGCAAGTGAATGGAGGGCCCGgatcaaagcagcatggtctgactGCAGCTATTGCCAGAAGCTTATGCGCCCTTGAATCCTTTTGGCTTTtgtggggatgggcaggggaggagcaaATACCAGTTCATATTTGCTATTGGAGCCTTATTTCCACCTCACTCCCCAAAGGGAGAGCCACAGCAAACAGGTAGGCAGCCCCAGCAAAACTTGTTTGTGGCTTTGAGAAAGTGTAAAGAGGTTTGTGCCATAAGCATCTCTTCCTGGAGCTATGGCTGTGCCACCCtcttgccccccctccccccccccaaaaaaacacccaCAAAATCCCATAGCTGTGGCAAAGTTTTGGATCTCAGGATCATCTCCCTGTCTCAGCTGTGAGGTTACTCTTGTTACACCTAGGGAGCAGACACAACCCTTCCAGCTAATGCCCAGTCTCTCTGCCTAGAATCCAGCTTAGGCTCAGTGGCAGTACCAAGCTCAGAACTGCCTGTGTGCCCCTACCCCAGGCCACCTCAAACAGTTATGGTGGCTGCTAAGGCTAGCCCCTGCAGCACCCCCACACAAGTGTGTAAATGCCACACACAGTgaggcagcatgggctaatggaaagagcataagatgAAATTGTGATTTGGGTTCCAGTCGTGGCTCCACCACTGCCCTGTTGCTAAGTGCTcaacttttttttcctgtttcctcatctgtgaaattggggataagatgctttccctccctccttccctccctccctcttaaactgtgagtcctgtgtgggacagggactgtcggaTCTGAtctgatgcttggcacatggcacttaataaattatgAAATGCACAGAGTTCCCCTCTGTTCACTGGGACAACAGGCCCAGATCGCTCCACCCTGGAACTAAGTCAAACCTGGCTGAGGCTTTCAGGCTGAGTGTGGCTCCCTCATTGTGGCCCTGGCCTAAGGCTCCTGTCTCCTCCTTCgtttgttctctctccagtgcttagcctcCCTCCTAGCAGATCAGAGGCGATCCTGTGCTCAAACCTACCGCTCCGCCATTTGGAAGTAATCAGCACCTGTTCTTACGATGACTGTTCTACAGATCACCAAAGGATAGAGCAGGggggagagtagagaagtgatCTGGCCCTATCCCATGATGGCAGCTATCCCTTCCTAGTGACCAAGATGTTCACTTAGCTGAAACGTTCAACATCTAGAAGAACTTCAACAAAACTGAAGACTTAAAGTATCCTTTATTAGATCTTGAATGTGGCATAAGTGTGTCATACCCAAGGGAGCTGTCcctgcaaaaaaagaaaaaaaagcagcatgatgcagtggatagagcacaggcctgggagtcaaaaggtcatgggttctaatcccggctctgccacttgtctgctgtgcaaccttgggcaagtcacttccctgggcctccgttacctcatctgtaaaatggggtttgagacggtgagccccacatgggacaacccgatttgcctgtacccaccctggcgcttagaacagtgcctggcacatagtaagcacttaacaaatactgtcagaagtagtgtttttggttttttttaagctgtGGATCTTGGCACTAGATAAGATCATGTTAGTTTATGGTAATAAGGTGAAAATTGCCCACAGGActtggagagtgaggctgtgggGGACCTGATTTGGATTGAGAGCTGAAGAAAGGGaagttcctaaaaaaaaaaacctgtagagcacaaccctgggagtctaagggactttggttctaatcctcgttctgccaattgctttgctGTGTATTTTTGGGCAAGcattgagcctccatttcctcaactttaaaatgaagaTGGCTGTTCTCCAACCTGTGtagactgagcaccccatgtggaacaggggctgtctctcttacttcacttggacctaccccagtgcttagaatagggtttgacacatagtaagtggctaacAAATAGCATACGTGTTTTCCTGTCGGGGTTATCTGAACTCTGGCAGCTCAAGTGAGGGTATGCTGGGCTCTTGCAGAGGCACTGCCCAAGCCAGAATTCGGATATCCAGAAAGATCAGGCAGGGCTGACTGGGTGACTGTTTAGGATCTTAGGAAAGACTCCATATAGCTTGATGTTGACCTCTGGGGAAACTGGGATAAAAGGAACCAGGGCTTTTGGGGCATCctcttagtggtatttattgggcatttatgcttggagaaagtacagtatagtagagttggtggacatgatccctgcccacagggaacttacaggcTGCAGGgcgggaggtggacattaaaataaattacaggtaagggaaatagagtataaggattatgggcataagtgctgggggatggggtgaatatcaaagtgcttaaggggtacataggcAATGTAGAGGAGGGCAATTGAGAgcttaaatcagggaagacctcccaaAGATATGACCTTTTTACTAAGGTTTTTAAGGGGGGGAGTGTGGTGGCCTTTGACATAAAgcgagagggaattccaggttagAGGAAGGAGactggcaaggggttggcagtggaatagatgaagctgaggtacagagagtaggctggtgttTAATAAAagtagtgaagtgtgcaggttgggctgcaATAGATCAGTGAGGCAAGCTAttgattgtcatatttattgagtgcttactgtgtgcagagcactactaaagtGCTTGTGAGTCCAATACAATGgtaaatagcagacacattccctgtccacaatgagcttatagtctagaaggagagatctgattgagcaccttaaagctGATGTCAGGGAGCTTCCACCCTATGTGGAGgggaatgagcaaccattggaggtgttcgggagtggggagatgtggactggctTATCAAAAAAAATCtagacagcagagtaaagtatggactggagaagggagagacagaagccgaTGCAGGaaataagtggttggatcagcatggtagcggtttggatggagaggaaagggcggtaaCTGACTCTAAAGTTAGCTAGGTAGATCTTTCCTGTAGGATTATTCCTatcttgtttctctttctctccccctgcacCCCCTAGCTATATGTTGTAGCAGAAATACCCcactataagagaagcagcaattTTGATTCTATTTTTACCACCTTTTTGCTGGGCTCCTACAGAAGGCAGCTCCAGGGAACCAATCAAAGAGGAGTATGAGTTAAAATTGCTATCCctgtcgtcccccccacccccctcccccaccccaatcacAACCAGAATTATCTTCCCAGGACAAGCAAGGGAGGGTGCCTGCACTCTGCACCCTGAGGCAAACCAGAAAGACTGAGCCTAGTAGAACATTTATTTAGAGAGATTCTGTCTAGAGATAGAGGTTTCCTCAGTCTTTAGGCAGCCAACCGGAGGCTGGATTCTACTTTTTACAGCAAAACAAAGGGATCTGGGAGAGGGGCCAAAGATGTTAACCCTCCCTTCCCAGGCatttgtcaatcatatttgagtgtttactatgtgcagagcattgtactaagcgcttgggagagtacaatgtaacaggcacattcccacccacatgagcttacaatctagaggactcttGTTGTCTGTTGCAAACAAAGATGTTACTAGTCTTATCACTTTGGGTTAGTGATACTAAAACCATGATATTCTAATGTAAATTTAAGCCACTCAATCTCCTATCTTCACTCCTCTACAGTCCAGCCtacttacttcactcctctattggtAACCAATTTGCTCTGCCTCACTCATCTCTCAAactcttgctcactccctcctccttcacacccaGCAAACTACTACTATGGTTATCTTCATGACCCTTTTGAAATCTCATCtgtgggaggccttccctgatttttcatttttttgctcacccccgcccccattcAGTGATACATAATGTTTTGTTTTCCCTCTACTgaatctgtcttccctccccacttcccagacTGTAAGAGCCGTAGTCAGCAATTGTGTgtgaaatattgtactctcccaagcacttagtagtgctctgctcaAATTCTGTGATTGATTTGTAGGTATAAAGCCATATTTACCATTATTCCTAGGTATGACACAACTCTAAACACAAGGTTAAGAACCATCTTGTAAATGGCTTATTAGTTAAAAACTTCCTCCTCAATGTTGGGCTTTTCTAGTAAGCATTCTcaggatctctctccttccccaccttctgctGGCTCTCTGAGCAAAGAGTGGTAAGCTCATTCTGTGGGTCCCCTTCATATGTTGAATATGAGGTTGATGGTTGAACAACTCTCTCTGTGTTCTAGTTTGAAAGATGACCTCCAGAAAGAAAGTTTTGCTGAAAGTTATCATCCTGGGAGATTCTGGGTAAGTGATGGATGATCTCAGGTAGCTTTGGTGAACTGTAACAGCCAGCTTTCATGGTCAAAGTTCTCTTCCAGCCAGCTAGTTTAACTTTAGGGGGTAATGGGTCAGACACTGGATCAGTTATGCTCCTTCTTTGGGGTCTATCATGCTCTGCCCTGATTGATCATATGATCTACACTGCAAGTAGGTGGCCCCCTAGTTTTCCTGCGAAACATAAGGGAGGCACAGCTACTCCTAAGGAGTCTGGAAGGTCCCTAGCCTTGATGTTGCTCCTAGTTAGATTAGAGCACTGTTAAGGGACATAAAGTgactcaaggccaggcctggccaTCAGGATGTCAGCTCTATAAGTGTCCATCTCTTTAGAGCTTGCAGGGGTTGAAGGGGCAGTTGTAGACCTGTTGGAAATGATCATTTTGAATATCTTTTCCATAGAGCATCAGGCCCCATGAACAAATGTACAAGTATTCTCCGTCCTTGACAGACTTGTAAACTAGTCCTTAGCTTTTCCCCATCTTTTGGTCACTTGACTCATTAGCCCTTCCGCTGGGCAGAGTAAACAGGAAGAGAactcaaatctgacagtcttACAGCTCTGCTATAAAAGGTTTGAAGGGAAAAAGACAAGCTACTGACTAAAACAAAGTGCTTGGGGTTCTCTGTATACTTCATTTAGTAGTGAGCCTTCTCAAGCTGTAGAAATAAACCATGATCAGTTAGGAAGGGGTACATCTCTGAGGCTGGCAAGTAGCTCACTCTGTGCTGTAGATGCCTCCTGGATTCTCTGGGGTTATAGTGATTACTTTATTAAGTTTAAAAGATTATCTATGATGGCAGCAATGATTACTATCCTAGTGTAAGGTTAAGTCGTCACTAAATAGAGGGAAGTGAGGACttaatctgttaaaaaaaaaaaaaatcctatcaaGTAGATGCCAACAACAATTCTTCTTACAGGACAAATGTGGTGTCAAGACTTCATCCTCCAGATTTGAAGCTGGCTCAACCCCTATGAAAAGTACTTTTTATGCTTAGAAAGTATGCATTTCTTTGCCTAGTGAATTGACCAGCTCAAGGAAGGAAAGATTCCACCAAATGGCAACAGGGATCCCCTTGGACCCGATTATTAGATTACCACCTGGCTTTGGTGGTAAGTAGGGACCAGAGCTGGCTTCAAGGGAATGGCTAGTGAGGTGAGATGCTCACCTGGGTGAGCAACTGCCCGAGTCTCCTGTCACAACTTGACAAGGAAATAGCACATCCCAGCTCTGGGTTAAAAGTGATCAGTCCTGGAAAACAAGTAGCTTCTTGCATGCAATGGTTTAATCTCTTGGCTCCTCACTTATCGTTTTCCTCCACCAAACAGGGTGGGGAAGACATCACTCATGAACCAGTATGTGAACAAGAAATTCAGTAACCAATACAAGGCCACAATAGGAGCAGACTTCCTGACGAAGGAGGTGATGGTGGATGACAGACTAGTTACGATGCAGGTAAGGAGGCCTCATGCCCTGCTGATAATGCAGTTCTGAAATGCACTTGTTGTACCAGTTACTCATGAGTGGGGAAATCAGAATCCTATCTGGGGGGAACGGGGCCAATTGGTGTGTCTCTCTTTGGGGGGTTTGGAATTGGAGAGAGAGTGGAAGGAGTAAGTAGGCCTCTCTTCCTGCCTCAGGTTGAGCTAGCCCAGGGTCTTGACAtgtttggcaataataataattatattgctgcacttaccatgggcagagtacTGGAGTAGATCTAAGGCTAAAATATTTCttgtcccaatggggctcccagtgtagtctccccattttgcatactgggggaaaagggagacttGAAGAGGCTaattgacatgtccaaggtcacctggtAGGCCAATGGTGGAGTTGGAACTAGATCCTGTGTCTCCTGCCTTCAAGCTCCATCACCTCTCCTGATATACCTTAGGGCAGTCCTAGGGGTTTGAATCAAGCCTGGGCCATCCTCAGGGaacctctgttcctggcccagagaaaggttggggagaagggagagtgggacaGCTGGCCCTAGAAGGCAGAAATTCTCTGGAGCCAACTGGCAGCAGGTCTTGCCAAGCTCTGGTAAAAACTAAACTTGCTTACTGTTTGGGTGGTCTTCTGATTGGTGTATTCCAGACCTCCATATTAGCCATGTAGCACAGTCCCATGCTTATTAGGTCAGAAGCATAATCTTAATACCCCACTTCTCCCTAGTAGCCAAGCCAATTATTTGGCATTTTATGTCAGCTGTTAAAGCCACCACCTGAAGGGGTGCTTTCCCCCTCTTTGGTGGGTGCAGGGAGTTGCCGTTAATCTTGCTCTTGAGTTGTGCTATCACTCTGTAAAATAGGTCTTGTGGCCTGAAAACTGAACAAATGGGGGCGGGGTCTGACTGGCAGAAGGAGCAGGCCCAGCAGCTGGGAGAGAATCCTGCGGGGGCTGGTAGCCTACTTGTAGGGTGAATGGGCCACAGGAGGATAGAGCAAAGAAGAGCTGCTTGCCTCTAACAGCAGTAGTCCAAAACAGGCAGGCAGCATTTTAGACAATGTGGTGGGAGTGGTGCTCCTCCCTTCTACCTGATCATTTTACTCACCAGGCCTGCCTCTGAGTCAGAAGAGAGCAGACAGTGCTTAGGCAAGCGTTGCTCTTGGCAATGAAGGAGCATCCCTGTGTATATCCATCTCTTTCTAAAATATCCCGCTAAAATTCCAGGATTGACCCTGTGTGGGGAGTAGCCTAAAGGATAGTGTGTACCAAACTGTTCCATTGCAAAACCTATTTGATGATTAGACTAGGGACTTGGATGGTGAGGGGTGTTTGGGAGGGGGGTATGTGTGGGTTTGGAGGGGGTAGAGGGTTGGGAGTGATTAGGTCTACTTGCTAAGTTTTTCACCAAGTGCTTTCCCTGGCCAGTTACAGCAATCCCTTCTGCTCATCTGAGACTACTTGTAAATTAAGTGAAAAGGTCATTCTCATCAATAAAACAATGACTGTAAACAGCATAactgctgcttccctacccagCTGTGCATGATGGCTTCTTCAAATAAAACTTTCCTACCCCTTGCTGACTGCTGCTCTATCCCGTCCTACTACTGGCTGTCTCTCCCATTCTGAACTACTTAAAGGTTCTGAACTAAtgttcattttctcttccttcctctcctctctcttccttccatttTAGCAGGAGTGGCTCAAAATGAGCCCCTCtatttcttggtcctgaagtcctgactcccaggagtcACACCAACTTCTTGTCTGGTCAAGAACTGAAGCTGGAAGCAGGACACCGGTACTCCCTCTAGACCTCTTGCATGATGCAACTAATCTTTTTCCCACAGATCTGGGACACAGCAGGGCAGGAACGGTTTCAGTCCCTTGGTGTGGCCTTCTACAGAGGAGCAGATTGCTGCGTTCTGGTCTTTGATGTGACTGCCCCCAACACATTCAAAACCCTGGACAGCTGGAGGGATGAATTTCTCATTCAAGCCAGTCCCAGGGATCCTGAAAACTTTCCCTTCGTCGTGCTGGGAAACAAGATTGACCTAGAAAACAGACAAGTAAGTTTTCTGCCAGGGGCAGCCCCTCCACTGACACCTGGCAAAATCCCAGGTCTTTCCAATCTTCCAGAACCCACTGTATGAGGCTCCGTATGCCAACCAGAGTTTGGTGCTTGCCATCAGGGCAGAGCTATCTGAGGGTCTTAAGTCTGGTTTAAGCAGGCCGCCAGCAGTTCATCAACTGCAGCTTGCTTTACCTTAGACTTGGCAAAAGTCGCCTTCTCTGGTCAAGGACCTCTAAAGGTATAAATACCAGGTTCTGCAGTGTTTTAGGTGACCTGGTCTCAAGGAAACGTAGGGGGAATGGGTACAGTGCTTATGTCCTCTGGATTATATAGCGGTCTAGTTTTACCCAACTGCAGGGCTTTTAGCATGGGCCTCCAGGGAAGAATGTGCCTTTGTTTTAACCTGAGGATgaaaggccttttttttttttttcctcttcctctttacaAAACTTTACCTATGTAAATCTAGAGAGACCAACTTGCCTGGTGGTAAGGTGTCAACTCCTCATGCAAAACACCTTTGCTAAAATTAGACCTTGTCATGTcctttctccttctgcagccTACCTTTTGGGGTTAGACTTAAGgtgatgaatgaatacaattagtGGTAGGCTCCAAACTTTTCCTGCCTTTACTCGATCACTGACTTGAGTGTactctttcctgtctctcctaaCTTGGCAGCCACCAATGTTGCAGGACTCCTTTCTGAGGTACTGTGACCTCAGAAGAAAGGGATAGAAAAGGGAGATGTCCAGAGGCTTCCCTTTCCTGCTGGAGGGTGGGGCTGAAAGTAGCCAGGTAGTCTGCAGAGCCAAAAGCCCAGACTACTTTAACCTGGGAATGGAGTGTGCACTATGCTCTGCCAACAGGATAGTGCTTAGAGCTGGAAACTTGCACCCCGCGTGTAGCTGTAGAAACTGCCAGGTTAATGGCTGACAACTGACTTTCTGTAGTCCGTGGAGCGGAGGGTTAGTCTAGAAAAGCAGTAGCTTAGAGGGCACTGTCTGGTTATTTGGTAATGGATGGGGACGTGGGTTGGGGATCTGGGGCGCTCGGCATCAGATGCTTAAAGTCTCTGGAAAGGTGGCTGTATATTGGGGAAGCCTTCCACTGAagagctccataataataatgctggtatttgttaagtgcttacta
This genomic stretch from Ornithorhynchus anatinus isolate Pmale09 chromosome X1, mOrnAna1.pri.v4, whole genome shotgun sequence harbors:
- the RAB7A gene encoding ras-related protein Rab-7a, producing the protein MTSRKKVLLKVIILGDSGVGKTSLMNQYVNKKFSNQYKATIGADFLTKEVMVDDRLVTMQIWDTAGQERFQSLGVAFYRGADCCVLVFDVTAPNTFKTLDSWRDEFLIQASPRDPENFPFVVLGNKIDLENRQVATKRAQAWCYSKNNIPYFETSAKEAINVEQAFQTIARNALKQETEVELYNEFPEPIKLDKNDRAKASAESCSC